A genomic segment from Salmo trutta chromosome 38, fSalTru1.1, whole genome shotgun sequence encodes:
- the LOC115177997 gene encoding uncharacterized protein LOC115177997, producing MAYRGRKSSEFDKLQKENSQMKSVIENLRKQNMALNQQDDQDKFSSFGYQESYPIPEGHRGFISDARLLQMQRAEREAMEAKQRKISAIHENYVRTALIGVGSTFAHHFVPSIQCIPRPKAPPRPLPRRLEHIALAPLKNVVGVDGAQVRPGSHSLESIQVNKSFSSSSVRPVPVPPTGAPSKRGKKKKKGRRGVKALKVQLDQGCADNNGPIDLMEEVRDIEAHLKEEARKVVHEVKAMGRRSLGSAMSMGEIATSSLGSLSSVDMNTPAELRDYLDVGTPVKSRDSPPRPAPPPTKPRSKLPRPTRFLSLQKADTGSDKKAASEPKGQIKKSQDQARLQPLSNPEQALTKTFKLLHSASDDWEKKIEGLTSVRVMAQNHMDILMPKLHDICLAIINEVKNLRSAVSCAAMATLGDMYVHLQRAMDSEVEGTARVLLHKASEANTFIRQGANCALGHMVQSCTPTRVMNALLVGGLSHRNAAVRSCTVQHLERLAEVMGMARLLSGKKDLTDRFLIAVSKLAVDPAQEVRHHGRNILRNVATNGDFAKMWDKFAPRKERESLREVISKVNLKERTMPQDYLA from the exons ATGGCTTATCGAGGAAGAAAATCAAGTGAGTTTGACAAACTCCAGAAGGAGAACTCTCAGATGAAGAGCGTCATCGAAAACTTGAGGAAGCAAAACATGGCTTTAAACCAACAGGATGACCAGGACAAGTTTTCAAGTTTT GGCTATCAGGAGAGCTACCCAATCCCAGAGGGCCATCGGGGCTTCATCAGTGATGCCAGACTTCTGCAGAtgcagagagctgagagagaggccaTGGAAGCAAAGCAAAGAAAGATAAGTGCTATCCATGAGAATTATGTCCGGACTGCTCTCATCGGGGTTGGCAGCACCTTCGCGCACCACTTCGTCCCCTCTATTCAGTGCATTCCGCGGCCGAAAGCTCCACCGAGGCCTTTGCCACGAAGGCTTGAACACATAGCTCTGGCCCCACTGAAGAACGTGGTGGGGGTGGACGGAGCCCAAGTTCGACCCGGATCTCACTCTCTGGAGTCCATCCAGGTGAATAAGTCATTCAGCAGCAGTAGCGTGCGGCCTGTTCCCGTCCCTCCCACTGGAGCTCCCTCCAAGAGgggcaagaagaagaagaagggcaggCGGGGAGTCAAAGCCCTGAAAGTCCAGTTGGACCAGGGCTGTGCTGACAACAACGGACCCATTGACctgatggaggaggtgagggacatCGAGGCTCACCTGAAGGAGGAGGCCAGGAAG GTGGTACATGAGGTGAAGGCCATGGGCAGGAGAAGTTTGGGCTCGGCCATGTCCATGGGGGAAATAGCCACCAGCTCCTTGGGAAGCCTGAGCTCAGTGGACATGAACACCCCTGCGGAGCTCCGTGACTACTTGGATGTTGGGACCCCGGTAAAGTCGCGTGACAGCCCACCCAGGCCTGCTCCCCCTCCTACCAAGCCCAGGAGCAAACTGCCTCGGCCTACAAGGTTCCTTAGCCTGCAAAAGGCTGACACCGGCTCAG ACAAGAAGGCAGCCAGTGAGCCAAAGGGCCAAATAAAGAAAAGTCAGGACCAGGCCAGATTGCAGCCCCTGTCCAACCCAGAGCAGGCCTTGACTAAGACCTTCAAGCTGCTCCACTCTGCCTCTGATGACTG GGAGAAGAAGATCGAGGGCTTGACCTCTGTCCGTGTGATGGCTCAGAACCACATGGACATACTGATGCCTAAACTCCATGATATCTGCCTTGCCATTATAAATGAG GTGAAGAACCTGCGCTCTGCAGTGTCCTGTGCTGCCATGGCCACACTGGGTGACATGTACGTTCACCTCCAGAGGGCCATGGACAGTGAGGTGGAGGGGACGGCACGCGTGCTGCTGCACAAAGCCAGCGAGGCCAACACCTTCATCCGGCAGGGCGCCAACTGTGCCCTGGGTCACATGGTGCAGAGCTGCACCCCTACCCGTGTCATGAATGCCCTGCTGGTCGGTGGGCtgag CCACCGTAACGCTGCGGTGAGGAGCTGCACTGTTCAGCACCTGGAGAGACTGGCTGAGGTCATGGGGATGGCTCGTCTCCTGTCGGGGAAGAAAGACCTCACTGACCGTTTCTTGATTGCCGTCAGTAAACTGGCTGTGGACCCTGCACAGGAAGTCAG GCATCATGGTCGCAATATCTTGAGAAACGTGGCCACCAATGGCGACTTTGCTAAAATGTGGGACAAATTCGCTCCGAGGAAAGAGCGAGAATCCTTGAGGGAGGTCATCTCAAAGGTTAACCTCAAAGAAAG gaccatgcctcaggactaccttgcctga